The Halalkalibaculum roseum genome window below encodes:
- a CDS encoding aldehyde dehydrogenase encodes MSSITELVSKQRDFFNQNTTRDLAFRIEQLKKLKSVLKDYEDDLLEALKQDIRKPSLEAYGAEIGILYWEIDHILKHIKSWAEPERVTGSLINFPSSNYIYPQPYGVALVIGAWNYPLLLSLSPALGAIAAGNCTIVKPSEISGHTSTILAEMINSNFEDGYLNVVEGAVDTTQGLLNEPLDYIFFTGSTRVGKIIMKKAAEQLTPLTLELGGKSPAIVHSDADVEIAAKRIAWGKFINAGQTCVAPDYIYVQEDIEETLLKHLTEEIRNFYGYEPEKSPDYARIINTKHFNRLKKYLEDGTLVTGGQTNEQDLFIAPTVLKNIDWNDNIMQEEIFGPILPVMSYKELSDIIATVRSKPSPLSLYFFSEDESLQEKIIEELPFGGGCINDTIAHLGNLNLPFGGLGQSGFGSYHGKRSFDLFSHKKSIVKKPTWPDNPMRYAPYSGKLKWLKKLFN; translated from the coding sequence ATGAGTAGTATCACAGAGCTTGTTTCGAAGCAGCGCGACTTTTTCAATCAAAACACTACAAGAGATCTCGCTTTTCGCATTGAGCAGTTGAAAAAGCTGAAATCCGTGCTTAAGGATTATGAAGATGACTTACTGGAGGCTCTTAAACAAGATATTCGAAAGCCCTCTTTGGAAGCATATGGAGCCGAGATCGGTATACTCTATTGGGAGATTGACCATATCCTCAAGCACATAAAAAGTTGGGCAGAACCGGAGCGTGTAACGGGATCGCTTATCAACTTTCCATCGAGCAACTACATTTACCCGCAACCTTATGGCGTGGCGCTGGTGATCGGAGCTTGGAATTACCCCTTATTACTGAGCCTTTCCCCTGCCCTGGGTGCCATCGCAGCAGGTAATTGCACTATCGTCAAACCCTCGGAAATATCCGGACATACCTCCACAATTCTCGCGGAGATGATCAATTCCAACTTTGAGGATGGTTACCTGAACGTAGTTGAGGGAGCAGTAGATACAACACAAGGGCTACTCAATGAACCCCTCGACTATATCTTTTTTACCGGCAGTACAAGGGTTGGAAAAATCATTATGAAAAAGGCGGCTGAACAGTTGACACCACTTACGCTGGAGCTGGGAGGCAAGAGCCCCGCCATTGTCCATTCAGACGCCGATGTGGAAATTGCAGCAAAACGGATTGCATGGGGTAAATTCATCAATGCAGGACAGACCTGCGTGGCGCCTGACTACATATATGTCCAAGAAGATATTGAAGAAACTCTGCTAAAACATCTGACTGAGGAAATCAGAAACTTTTATGGATATGAACCTGAAAAAAGTCCTGACTATGCTCGAATTATAAACACAAAACATTTCAACCGGCTGAAAAAATATCTTGAGGACGGCACACTTGTTACCGGAGGTCAAACAAATGAGCAGGATCTCTTTATAGCTCCAACCGTACTAAAAAATATTGATTGGAATGATAACATAATGCAGGAAGAAATATTCGGACCCATACTGCCTGTTATGAGTTATAAAGAACTTTCCGATATCATTGCAACCGTCAGAAGCAAGCCTTCACCTCTATCCCTTTACTTTTTTAGCGAAGATGAAAGCCTACAGGAAAAAATTATAGAAGAACTCCCATTCGGTGGCGGTTGTATCAACGACACTATAGCCCATTTGGGTAATTTGAACTTGCCCTTCGGCGGTTTAGGGCAGAGCGGTTTTGGCAGTTATCATGGAAAGAGAAGTTTTGATCTCTTTTCACATAAGAAGAGTATTGTGAAAAAACCGACCTGGCCGGATAACCCGATGCGATATGCTCCCTATTCCGGTAAATTGAAATGGTTGAAAAAGTTATTTAACTGA
- a CDS encoding YhdH/YhfP family quinone oxidoreductase: MSRKTFKALVVEQDENGEFLRQVKERPLSSLPDNEVLIRVQYSSLNYKDALSASGNRGVTQHYPHTPGIDAAGAVEQSSDKRFSKGDKVIVTSYDLGQNTSGGFGEYIRVPGDWVVPLPNGLSLRESMIYGTAGFTAAYGVYKLKHNGTEPDSGNVLVTGATGGVGSLAVAILSKEKYRVIAATGKVEEQENFLKSIGAHEVINRDKVYPQSDKALLSSRWIGAIDTVGGKMLDAVIRQTGHNGTVACCGNVLGHHLNTSIYPFILRGVSLMGIDSGICLMSMRRKIWNLLAGEWKLDIMEEITREVTLENLEPEIQKILEGKQTGRVLLKHRHSD, encoded by the coding sequence ATGAGCAGAAAAACTTTCAAAGCACTGGTCGTTGAACAAGATGAAAACGGTGAATTTCTAAGACAGGTCAAGGAGAGACCATTATCTTCTCTTCCCGACAATGAGGTGCTGATCCGGGTCCAATATTCATCACTGAATTATAAAGATGCCCTTTCCGCTTCAGGGAATAGAGGGGTTACGCAACATTATCCTCATACTCCGGGCATTGATGCTGCCGGCGCCGTTGAACAGAGCAGTGACAAACGGTTTAGTAAAGGTGACAAGGTCATTGTGACCAGCTATGACCTAGGACAAAACACGTCGGGTGGATTCGGCGAGTACATCCGGGTACCCGGCGACTGGGTTGTTCCTCTCCCAAATGGATTATCGCTCCGGGAAAGTATGATTTATGGAACGGCCGGGTTTACCGCCGCCTATGGTGTATATAAGCTCAAACATAATGGTACAGAGCCGGATAGTGGAAATGTACTGGTTACCGGGGCTACCGGTGGAGTGGGCAGCCTTGCCGTGGCAATTCTCTCCAAGGAGAAGTACCGGGTCATTGCCGCAACAGGTAAGGTTGAAGAGCAGGAAAATTTTCTGAAAAGTATTGGTGCCCATGAAGTTATTAATCGGGATAAGGTATATCCACAGTCTGATAAAGCACTGTTATCGTCACGATGGATCGGAGCCATTGATACAGTGGGCGGAAAGATGCTCGACGCCGTCATTCGCCAGACCGGGCATAACGGTACGGTAGCCTGCTGTGGCAATGTTTTGGGACATCATTTGAATACCAGTATTTACCCGTTCATCCTAAGAGGAGTCAGCCTTATGGGTATTGATTCAGGAATATGCCTGATGTCCATGCGTAGAAAAATATGGAATCTTCTTGCCGGGGAGTGGAAACTTGATATAATGGAAGAAATCACCAGAGAAGTTACCCTGGAGAATTTAGAACCGGAAATACAGAAAATCCTAGAGGGTAAACAAACCGGGAGAGTGCTTTTAAAGCACCGACATTCCGATTGA
- a CDS encoding response regulator, whose amino-acid sequence MNEKTLKKVLIVEDDMLLSLVEERLIEKMGHKVVAKVGSGKEAIVKAKELKPDIILMDIVLKGEIDGIEAMEEIRKHSRVPVVYLSGNSDRFNFERAKKTGFTDYLVKPITSNDLYKPFEKAFANSKKSNKDSATPSRNREVGVS is encoded by the coding sequence ATGAATGAAAAAACGTTAAAGAAAGTCCTCATCGTTGAGGACGATATGTTACTGTCCCTGGTAGAAGAACGTCTCATAGAGAAAATGGGTCATAAAGTAGTTGCAAAAGTGGGTTCGGGAAAAGAAGCAATTGTCAAGGCTAAAGAGCTTAAGCCCGATATCATTTTGATGGATATTGTCTTGAAAGGAGAGATTGATGGCATCGAAGCCATGGAAGAGATACGTAAGCACTCTCGAGTGCCCGTTGTTTACCTTTCCGGAAACTCTGATCGCTTCAATTTTGAAAGAGCTAAAAAGACCGGTTTCACAGATTATCTGGTTAAACCCATAACCAGCAACGATCTTTACAAGCCTTTTGAAAAAGCGTTCGCCAATAGTAAAAAAAGCAACAAAGATTCTGCCACACCGTCAAGAAATCGAGAAGTTGGGGTAAGTTAA
- the recJ gene encoding single-stranded-DNA-specific exonuclease RecJ, with the protein MSFRWVFSEPEREEAASILQEELGIPQKIAYLLALRGIDTYDKAKSFFRPDLELIHDPFLMKDMDKATDRLAEAIREREKIIVYGDYDVDGTTATSILYTFLKDFGVDVDYYIPHRFKDGYGINIEGIEYAAQKEAKLIVSVDCGITAVEETKIARQKGIDLIICDHHNVGDEIPDAVAVLDPKREDCNYPFDGLSGAGVGFKLVQGTIRKLGLSDQLAFQFLDLVAISTASDIVPLVDENRVLMRQGLKRINTEPRVGVKALLDLIQMEVGSVSTSSIVFSIGPRINAAGRMGDAGKAVKLLIAETPEEAKARAHELESINIKRRDKDSKTMEEAMSMVDKNYNLEKISSMVLHHPDWHLGVIGIVASRLVDTFYRPAIMLSTVDGKIKGSARSIKGFNIYEALKQCEDLLEQFGGHEYAAGLTIKEENLIEFRKRIDEIASGMLSEQDFEPELRIDCELKLEEIDMRFWKLMSQFEPFGPRNLRPNFVSRDVNVVGVPTIVGSGHLKMKVSQNGSGVFDVIGFNMHEYLPIIRNSKNKTIDIAYSLEENYWNGRRSLQIRLRDIHLRKDE; encoded by the coding sequence ATGTCTTTTCGCTGGGTCTTTTCAGAACCCGAGAGGGAGGAGGCTGCATCCATACTTCAGGAGGAGCTGGGCATACCGCAAAAGATTGCCTATCTGCTAGCCCTGAGGGGTATAGATACTTATGATAAAGCCAAGTCTTTTTTCAGGCCGGATTTAGAATTAATACACGATCCTTTTTTGATGAAGGATATGGACAAGGCGACCGATCGTCTTGCTGAGGCCATCCGGGAAAGGGAGAAAATTATAGTTTACGGCGATTATGACGTTGACGGCACTACCGCGACTTCTATTCTCTATACTTTTCTTAAGGATTTTGGGGTGGATGTTGACTACTACATTCCTCATCGGTTTAAAGACGGATATGGAATTAACATAGAAGGTATTGAATATGCTGCCCAAAAAGAGGCCAAACTCATCGTTTCGGTTGACTGTGGCATAACAGCTGTTGAGGAAACCAAAATTGCCCGGCAAAAAGGTATTGACCTGATTATCTGTGATCACCACAATGTTGGAGATGAGATTCCCGATGCTGTTGCCGTTCTTGACCCTAAAAGAGAAGATTGTAACTATCCTTTTGACGGATTGTCCGGGGCGGGAGTAGGTTTTAAGCTGGTCCAGGGAACCATCCGCAAGCTTGGACTAAGCGACCAGCTGGCGTTTCAGTTTCTGGACCTGGTTGCAATTTCCACCGCATCTGATATCGTCCCCCTCGTTGACGAGAACCGCGTGTTGATGCGTCAGGGTTTGAAACGGATCAACACCGAACCTCGTGTTGGAGTCAAGGCCCTGCTGGATCTGATTCAAATGGAGGTCGGTTCTGTGAGCACTTCCAGTATTGTATTTTCTATCGGCCCGCGAATTAATGCTGCCGGAAGGATGGGTGATGCCGGCAAGGCAGTAAAGCTACTCATCGCAGAAACGCCTGAGGAAGCCAAAGCCAGGGCGCATGAGCTGGAGTCGATCAACATCAAAAGGAGGGATAAGGACAGCAAGACGATGGAAGAGGCCATGTCGATGGTCGACAAGAACTACAACCTGGAGAAAATTTCCTCCATGGTTTTGCACCATCCCGACTGGCACCTGGGTGTCATTGGAATTGTAGCATCACGTCTGGTGGATACTTTCTACCGACCTGCCATTATGCTCAGTACAGTCGATGGAAAGATTAAGGGTTCAGCTCGCAGTATTAAAGGATTTAATATCTATGAAGCATTGAAACAGTGTGAGGATTTACTGGAGCAGTTTGGCGGGCATGAATATGCTGCCGGGCTTACCATCAAGGAAGAAAACCTGATTGAGTTTAGAAAACGCATCGATGAAATTGCCTCCGGCATGCTCTCGGAACAGGATTTTGAACCGGAGCTACGCATCGACTGCGAATTGAAGCTGGAAGAAATTGACATGCGTTTTTGGAAGCTGATGAGCCAGTTCGAACCTTTTGGGCCTAGAAACCTGCGTCCAAACTTTGTAAGTCGGGATGTCAATGTAGTTGGTGTTCCAACGATCGTAGGTTCGGGACATTTGAAGATGAAAGTTTCGCAGAATGGATCCGGGGTGTTCGATGTGATCGGATTTAATATGCACGAGTACCTGCCTATTATCAGAAACTCAAAAAACAAGACCATTGATATCGCTTATTCTTTGGAAGAGAACTACTGGAACGGGCGCAGGTCATTACAAATCAGGCTTCGAGATATCCATCTCAGGAAAGATGAATAA
- a CDS encoding Glu/Leu/Phe/Val dehydrogenase: MQSTTVDKSTAKKKDSDFKLFSQLQTYEHEQIVICSEPSVGLKAIIAIHNTTLGPALGGTRMWPYNNEEEAIRDVLRLSRGMTYKAAISGLNLGGGKAVIIGDPRTDKTEELFRAFGRFVDSLGGRYITAEDVGIDVQDMEWVNSETKYVTGIPKSLGGSGDPSPVTAYGVYMGIKACCKKAYDNDSVNGRKIAVQGAGHVSSYLCKLLAEEGAELYISDIYEDKVEELADEVNATVVDPDSIYGLDVDIFSPCALGGIVNDDTIDHFNCDIIAGGANNVLDREDKHGQELMDRGIIYAPDYVINAGGLINVASELEGYNPERAHQKASKIYDTILDILNYSEENDTPTFVSSNILAEKRINNVGRIHRIYSSKSEFSGHVGEMYRGKQ, encoded by the coding sequence ATGCAATCTACTACAGTGGATAAGTCGACGGCTAAAAAGAAGGATTCCGATTTTAAGCTTTTCAGCCAGCTCCAAACCTATGAGCATGAGCAAATTGTTATCTGTTCCGAACCCAGTGTCGGTCTCAAGGCAATCATAGCCATTCACAATACCACACTCGGACCTGCTTTGGGCGGAACGCGAATGTGGCCTTACAACAATGAAGAAGAGGCTATACGAGACGTTCTGCGTTTGTCGCGAGGCATGACCTACAAGGCTGCCATTTCCGGTCTCAACCTGGGCGGGGGTAAAGCCGTGATCATTGGCGACCCGCGTACCGATAAAACCGAGGAGTTGTTCCGTGCTTTCGGGCGTTTTGTAGACAGTCTGGGCGGACGTTACATCACCGCCGAAGATGTCGGTATAGATGTGCAGGATATGGAATGGGTTAATTCAGAAACTAAATACGTTACCGGCATACCCAAGTCACTGGGTGGCAGCGGTGATCCCTCTCCCGTCACGGCCTACGGAGTATACATGGGCATCAAAGCATGCTGCAAAAAAGCCTACGACAACGATTCGGTAAACGGAAGAAAGATTGCTGTTCAAGGCGCGGGACACGTTAGTTCATACCTGTGCAAGCTGCTTGCAGAAGAAGGTGCCGAGCTTTATATCAGCGACATCTACGAAGATAAAGTGGAAGAACTGGCCGATGAAGTTAACGCTACGGTGGTTGATCCCGACAGTATTTATGGCCTGGATGTAGATATTTTCAGCCCCTGCGCACTGGGTGGAATTGTCAATGACGACACTATCGATCACTTCAACTGTGATATCATTGCCGGCGGCGCCAACAACGTGCTGGACCGGGAAGATAAGCACGGACAGGAGCTGATGGACCGAGGCATTATTTATGCGCCTGACTACGTGATCAATGCAGGCGGACTGATTAATGTTGCAAGTGAACTGGAAGGATATAATCCGGAAAGAGCACACCAGAAGGCCTCAAAGATCTACGATACCATCCTGGATATACTGAACTATTCAGAAGAAAACGACACGCCAACTTTTGTTTCTTCAAATATCCTTGCTGAAAAGCGCATTAATAATGTGGGCAGAATTCACCGTATCTACTCTTCCAAAAGCGAATTTTCCGGACACGTAGGGGAAATGTATCGCGGGAAGCAATAG
- the hslO gene encoding Hsp33 family molecular chaperone HslO: MISKEDFKMKDRLIKGITEDGHFKISVVKTSDVVKTAQKKHHLSLLNTVLLGRALTGTMLMASELKGEERVQLRFEGDGPVGSVVAEASRVGEIRGYVQRPEAELDYSKEDVKIGDGLGIGLLTFSKTLYNEAEPRRSTIELVKGNITDDLAYYMVQSEQVPSAILLDVGIDDDGVVTEAGGVLVQRMPDAPEGKIDKLQQKMKNFGSIHQMFEDGLYIDDLMEKVMHPIKVKELDRQPVDFFCRCTRKRFVDALAMLSYDDLKEISDEGQELVCHFCNEHYYVSQDEIEDILLQAKAKMN, translated from the coding sequence ATGATATCCAAAGAAGATTTTAAAATGAAAGATCGTCTTATTAAGGGCATTACCGAAGACGGTCATTTTAAAATTTCAGTCGTAAAAACAAGCGATGTCGTTAAGACCGCCCAAAAGAAACACCACCTTTCCCTGCTGAATACGGTCTTATTGGGCAGGGCTCTTACCGGAACCATGCTAATGGCCTCCGAGCTAAAGGGAGAAGAACGCGTTCAACTTCGTTTTGAAGGTGATGGTCCGGTTGGATCAGTAGTAGCAGAAGCAAGCCGGGTAGGTGAAATTCGCGGGTATGTTCAGAGGCCCGAAGCAGAGTTGGATTATAGCAAGGAAGATGTGAAAATCGGTGACGGTCTCGGAATCGGACTGCTAACCTTTTCCAAAACCCTGTACAACGAAGCCGAACCGCGCAGAAGTACCATTGAACTGGTAAAAGGCAACATAACCGATGATCTGGCTTACTACATGGTTCAGTCGGAACAGGTGCCTTCGGCCATTTTACTGGATGTAGGAATTGATGATGACGGCGTTGTCACAGAAGCCGGCGGTGTTCTGGTTCAGAGGATGCCGGATGCACCCGAAGGCAAAATTGACAAGCTGCAGCAGAAGATGAAGAACTTTGGATCTATTCATCAAATGTTTGAAGATGGTTTGTACATCGATGACCTGATGGAAAAGGTCATGCACCCAATAAAGGTTAAGGAGCTTGACAGGCAGCCGGTTGACTTCTTCTGCCGCTGTACCCGCAAGCGATTTGTGGATGCTCTCGCCATGTTGAGTTACGACGACCTGAAAGAGATCAGTGATGAGGGACAGGAACTAGTATGCCATTTCTGCAACGAGCACTACTATGTCTCACAGGATGAAATTGAAGATATTCTTCTGCAGGCCAAGGCAAAGATGAACTAG
- a CDS encoding M16 family metallopeptidase, with protein sequence MRSIFIPNAPAILLLIFLFISCSGTNDKEFKVDYEKFTLDNGLEVVFHKDTSDPVTAVALTFHVGSAREKEGKTGFAHLFEHLLFLESENLGKGGLDKMSSRIGGSGANGSTSRDRTNYFQTVPNDALEKMIWAEADKVGYFINTVTEAVVAKEKQVVKNEKRQGVDNRPYGHTNYVIDKNLYPEGHPYSWQVIGSLEDLQSATLEDVKEFYNRWYVPNNATLVIAGDFDSGQAREWVHKYFDDIPRGEEIEPLEVQYAQLEETKKLYYEDNFARLPELRMTWSGVENFHDDSYALQILTQLLSDGKKAPLNQVLIDEKQLTSNVSMYSRNSELAGEISIRVRANPDVDLDEVSAAIDEAFARFEEEGFNDSDLKRIKAGIETNFYNGLSSVLGKAFQLAQYNIFAGDPGFINEDIENTLAVTRSDIMRVYDEYIKGKNFVATSFVPLDSGELTLENSVAAEVTEEEIVMGREDEEFNLPDSSSYEKTPSSFDRSKEPPYGDSPELNIPEVWSTDLENEMAIFGIENNELPLVQFNLRIKGGLLAENPEKIGVANLVAELMPKGTADKTPQELEEAIDELGANINVYAGSQDITITGNTLSRNYEATIDLLEEIILEPRWDEKEFDLAKQRVLSQIAQQKGDPNSIASNEFDKLIYGEDHILSNNPLGTTESVETITIEDLKAFYEDYITPSLADFHIVGAVTQQEVVASLEELNTNWESSGAEIPEYETPEPVAESKVYFYDVPDAKQSVLNFGYLAMPETDPDYYPATVMNYILGGGGFASRLTQELREGKGYTYGIGSGFTGTTIAGAFRIRSGVRTNVTYESTQLVKDILEEYPSTFTDKDLETTKSFLLKSNARAFETYGAKLNLLQNMSAYGWSADYIKEREQLVKEMTKEQISELANKYADPDKMIYLVVGDADTQLDRLKDLGYGDPVLLN encoded by the coding sequence ATGAGATCGATTTTTATTCCCAATGCTCCGGCTATCCTACTCCTAATATTCCTATTCATTTCCTGCTCCGGCACCAATGACAAAGAATTTAAGGTAGACTACGAGAAGTTCACTTTGGATAACGGCCTAGAGGTGGTTTTTCATAAAGATACATCTGATCCGGTGACAGCGGTTGCCCTAACCTTCCATGTGGGCTCTGCCAGGGAAAAGGAAGGAAAGACGGGATTTGCTCATCTTTTTGAACACCTTCTCTTCCTGGAATCGGAAAATTTAGGCAAGGGAGGACTTGATAAGATGAGTAGTCGCATAGGCGGCTCGGGTGCCAATGGTTCCACCAGCCGTGACCGTACCAACTATTTCCAAACGGTACCCAATGATGCTCTTGAAAAAATGATCTGGGCAGAAGCCGACAAGGTAGGTTACTTTATCAATACCGTAACAGAGGCAGTTGTTGCCAAAGAGAAACAGGTAGTAAAAAATGAGAAACGCCAGGGTGTTGACAATCGCCCTTATGGTCACACCAACTATGTAATTGATAAAAACCTCTATCCCGAAGGCCACCCCTATAGCTGGCAGGTAATCGGTTCCCTGGAGGACCTGCAAAGCGCCACCCTGGAGGATGTTAAGGAATTTTACAATCGTTGGTATGTGCCAAATAACGCGACGCTGGTCATTGCCGGGGACTTTGATTCAGGGCAGGCACGAGAATGGGTCCACAAGTATTTTGACGACATCCCACGCGGCGAGGAGATTGAACCGCTTGAGGTACAATATGCTCAGCTTGAAGAAACCAAAAAACTGTACTACGAGGATAACTTTGCACGCCTTCCCGAACTGCGCATGACCTGGAGCGGTGTTGAAAATTTCCACGACGATTCCTATGCCCTTCAGATACTTACACAATTACTTAGTGACGGCAAGAAAGCTCCTTTGAACCAGGTTCTTATTGATGAAAAGCAACTAACTTCCAATGTCAGCATGTACAGCCGAAACTCGGAGCTGGCCGGGGAAATATCCATTCGTGTCAGGGCGAATCCGGATGTTGACCTGGATGAAGTTTCAGCTGCCATTGATGAAGCATTTGCCAGGTTTGAGGAAGAAGGCTTCAATGACAGTGACCTGAAGCGTATCAAGGCAGGTATTGAAACCAATTTTTATAACGGACTCTCAAGCGTTCTGGGCAAAGCTTTCCAGCTGGCTCAGTATAATATATTTGCAGGCGATCCCGGGTTTATCAATGAAGATATTGAAAACACGCTAGCTGTTACCCGCAGTGATATCATGAGGGTTTACGATGAATACATCAAGGGTAAAAACTTCGTGGCAACCAGTTTTGTGCCTCTGGATAGCGGTGAACTCACCCTGGAAAACTCTGTGGCTGCAGAGGTCACCGAGGAAGAGATTGTTATGGGCCGTGAAGATGAAGAGTTTAACCTGCCGGATAGTAGCAGCTATGAGAAAACTCCTTCATCTTTTGACCGTTCAAAAGAACCGCCATACGGCGACAGTCCGGAACTGAATATCCCTGAAGTGTGGTCGACAGACCTGGAAAATGAGATGGCTATCTTCGGCATTGAGAATAATGAACTCCCGCTGGTTCAATTTAACCTTAGAATAAAAGGTGGACTACTGGCAGAAAATCCCGAAAAAATTGGCGTTGCTAACCTGGTAGCCGAACTGATGCCCAAGGGCACCGCAGACAAGACTCCACAGGAACTGGAAGAAGCTATTGACGAATTGGGAGCAAATATCAACGTATATGCCGGCAGTCAGGATATAACCATAACCGGCAATACGCTCTCCAGAAATTACGAAGCCACCATAGACTTGCTTGAAGAGATTATACTAGAGCCGCGATGGGACGAAAAGGAATTTGATCTCGCCAAACAGCGTGTTCTCAGCCAGATCGCCCAGCAAAAAGGCGATCCAAACAGCATTGCATCCAACGAATTTGACAAACTGATCTACGGAGAGGATCACATCCTTTCAAATAATCCTCTTGGAACTACTGAAAGTGTGGAGACCATAACCATCGAAGATCTAAAGGCGTTTTACGAGGATTATATAACACCTTCCCTGGCCGATTTTCATATTGTCGGTGCCGTCACGCAACAAGAAGTGGTGGCCTCTCTGGAGGAGCTGAATACCAATTGGGAGAGCAGTGGGGCAGAAATACCTGAATATGAAACTCCGGAGCCTGTAGCAGAATCAAAAGTTTATTTCTATGACGTACCTGATGCCAAGCAGTCGGTGCTGAATTTCGGATATCTTGCCATGCCGGAAACCGATCCTGATTATTATCCGGCGACGGTTATGAATTATATTCTTGGCGGAGGCGGATTTGCCTCACGGCTTACCCAGGAACTGCGGGAAGGAAAAGGGTATACTTACGGCATCGGCTCAGGTTTCACCGGCACAACCATTGCAGGAGCCTTCAGAATACGAAGCGGAGTTCGTACCAATGTGACCTATGAATCGACGCAGCTCGTTAAAGATATCCTTGAGGAGTACCCGAGTACCTTTACAGACAAGGATCTCGAAACCACCAAGAGCTTTCTTTTGAAAAGCAATGCCAGGGCATTTGAAACCTATGGTGCAAAGCTGAATTTGCTCCAAAATATGAGTGCCTATGGGTGGTCGGCCGATTATATAAAGGAGAGAGAACAGCTCGTCAAAGAGATGACAAAAGAACAAATCAGTGAACTGGCTAATAAGTATGCTGATCCCGACAAGATGATTTACCTGGTTGTGGGAGATGCTGACACCCAACTCGATCGACTGAAGGATCTGGGATACGGCGATCCCGTATTATTGAACTGA
- a CDS encoding HesB/IscA family protein, translated as MAKEENLDDVIADLIDSDDKEQSADQAAAKTPSSPFDGIDASAENFSGDNTVSLTERAAKQVRKIMAEEDPDNNLYLRVAVEGGGCSGLSYKLGLDHRTDEDEIIESQGLEILIDPRHMMYLEGISIDYPDGLDARGFTFDNPNASESCGCGSSFAI; from the coding sequence ATGGCAAAAGAAGAGAACTTAGACGATGTGATTGCTGATCTGATTGACAGCGATGATAAGGAGCAGTCTGCAGATCAGGCAGCTGCCAAGACTCCCTCTTCTCCATTCGATGGTATTGATGCCTCGGCAGAGAACTTTTCTGGAGATAACACCGTAAGCCTTACCGAGAGAGCAGCCAAACAGGTTCGTAAAATTATGGCTGAGGAAGACCCGGACAACAATCTCTATCTGCGTGTGGCTGTTGAAGGTGGCGGATGTTCCGGTCTGAGTTATAAGCTCGGTCTTGATCACAGGACGGACGAAGATGAAATTATTGAGAGCCAGGGGCTTGAGATATTGATCGACCCCCGCCATATGATGTACCTGGAAGGTATTTCCATTGACTACCCTGACGGACTTGATGCACGCGGTTTTACCTTCGATAATCCCAATGCCTCAGAATCCTGCGGTTGCGGATCCTCATTCGCTATCTGA
- a CDS encoding AlbA family DNA-binding domain-containing protein has protein sequence MYFKDSGTATISKMDYLDVKNLAQTGEGTFLEFKRTIPSAEKIAREIAAFANTSGGTLLIGVDDDKSLIGVEGYQEEEFLLNQAANELCDPKVSITIEIVHFGERDILVIKVPEAENKPIFVRDDEKSKVYVRNKDQNKVASRERIEVLKKKHSPKGVTFQYGPEEQKLFRYLNEYGEITVIKFSHLIDSDQSKASGILVNLVSAGILNLFTKDNIDYFTFSRNCESF, from the coding sequence ATGTATTTCAAAGACTCCGGCACGGCTACCATTTCAAAGATGGATTACCTGGATGTGAAAAATTTGGCACAGACAGGTGAAGGAACCTTTCTCGAATTTAAGAGAACCATTCCATCAGCAGAGAAAATTGCCCGTGAAATAGCAGCTTTTGCTAATACCAGCGGTGGCACCCTCTTGATAGGGGTCGACGATGATAAATCCCTTATCGGAGTGGAAGGCTACCAGGAAGAGGAATTTCTGCTCAACCAGGCTGCCAATGAGTTATGTGATCCAAAAGTATCTATCACCATTGAAATTGTGCATTTCGGTGAACGGGATATTTTGGTTATTAAAGTACCCGAAGCGGAAAATAAACCTATTTTTGTACGCGATGATGAGAAGTCAAAAGTGTATGTAAGAAATAAAGATCAAAATAAGGTGGCCAGCCGCGAACGAATTGAAGTGCTAAAGAAAAAGCATTCACCGAAGGGGGTCACTTTTCAATACGGACCGGAGGAACAAAAATTATTTCGCTATTTAAATGAATACGGCGAAATAACTGTTATCAAGTTTTCACACCTGATTGACAGCGATCAATCCAAGGCTTCCGGCATACTGGTAAATCTGGTGAGCGCCGGAATATTGAATTTATTTACTAAGGATAATATTGATTATTTTACCTTTTCACGGAATTGTGAATCGTTTTAA